In a single window of the Acyrthosiphon pisum isolate AL4f chromosome X, pea_aphid_22Mar2018_4r6ur, whole genome shotgun sequence genome:
- the LOC100163411 gene encoding WD repeat-containing protein 7 isoform X5: MAGGTSLVVPIVLWGKTPLTHCISCVYLSPDQRTLVTGCYDGQICLWAVSPETLKMTPRCLLVGHTAPVLCLAHASIIADNAFFVSSSENGEMSTWDIVDGKCREVTKSIYIHTNIQAYRMVGTEDVRLFCNGYYAEVIIMNPFTLEIIFSLSSRVNPDWISALYVLKPHTCKDDVVLGLTTTGTVKVWTLEPRDYGPTDVSVYENESKQIRCLNALTMACCSQHQRTVLIVCSKCWQIYDAGDFSALCTVYAPRGERWLGGEFLAPDRVLIWTDDGKGYLYKLPANSIVENKNFHKQAEDGDIPYLYSLLSVTSSTHLYCSPAIRFYESFQHGKILIRGDSEGAVNIWKIPELSPAQLSVIKENDSQKKLIGLSPFVSTSLSKAWESMKPNPVGILNQLDCENVPHIKLTASIYLAGQSRLVIGRQDGSIVIIPATQTVMLQLLHGNHQHYKDWPPHQILLGHNGRVNCLLYPHHLHPRYDKSHLLSGGVDFAICLWDLYAGTLLHRFCVHAGEITQLLVPPNTCANPRILKCICAVASDHSVTLLSLSERKCVVLASRHLFPVVTIKWRPLDDFMIVGCSDATVYVWQMETGHLDRVLHGISGEQVLYACDENTTISSTVDSGLANPAVHFFRGLRHRNISAIKHATQRGIHQLQQLHHSAHSDGTDHSKTRAYPLMVQGLRTNPNDPECHILCFDIEALVVQLLSEEYGLMSPKTMEAQGLINATEFQKITALTQSVSSDAHKKIAGLNLSGVVCRKVCGANLTMEIAQLLMSLLYAWGLDFEVDKICETKLGLLRPMIPVSFGVISKGGFMSLLLPTWQSSIDLEDNYVKSSNGPLMDLPPEMVRLELLTRLFTARTHWEVSTTVTSQHLIAIVAIANTLLSMSAPCFLENTFSRQQSVKSRSEEGNGEPSTSQVAFIKQGWSQLKTLHCKSLPEKIVNHGSKSYKRIQIEMLAHRWQHHCLEVRTAAQELLLAELERIGPKGRKTLVEFWVQYLPVSNSNGNMKPTAVSSNNLTNLNINENVESSANIQDDDDDDEEEDLCLRKPSSINELRRKQTTAVILMGVMGAEFGQEVNASDNVSISSRSQSGTSIRRKSSIVEGFGIGNNNLSRLTSLALTQLLLTPSSIKLPAHMALRRAAVDLIGRGFAVWEPYFDVSKVLLGILELCCDNDKLVPSMSYGLPLTPSADSYRTARHALISIANVRPAVFITTIAREVARYNSMQQNTQAMNMAISNSVLHRAKPEILSIVEHLIEKMHVEMTDLLVEVMDIILHCVDPTQLKTRPLSEISPAISRFGQVTHCSTSRRIAVGTKNGTIALYELRSSKCQTINAHTAAICACAFSPDGKFLVSYSAAENKLSFWQTSTGMFGLGNSQTKCTKSYSTQKKDSIRASQLRQIKLHWASNRSVRFFSDGLETTFVI, from the exons atggccGGAGGAACTAGCTTAGTAGTTCCAATAGTTTTATGGGGTAAAACACCTTTAACACATTGCATTTCATGTGTTTATTTATCTCCGGATCAGCGAACACTAGTAACTGGATGTTATGATGGGCAGATATGTCTTTGGGCAGTATCTCCAGAAACTTTAAAG atGACTCCAAGATGTTTATTAGTTGGTCATACAGCTCCAGTTCTTTGTCTTGCACACGCCAGTATTATTGCTGATAATGCATTCTTTGTTAGTTCATCTGAAAATGG tgAAATGAGTACTTGGGATATAGTTGACGGAAAATGTAGAGAAGttacaaaatcaatttatattcatacaaaCATTCAG gcATACCGTATGGTTGGGACCGAAGATGTACGTTTATTCTGCAATGGATATTATGCTGAGGTCATTATAATGAATCCATTtacattagaaattattttctcTTTATCATCACGTGTCAATCCTGACTGGATAAGTGCCTTATATGTATTGAAACCTCACACATGTAAAG atgatGTTGTTTTGGGATTGACTACAACTGGAACAGTAAAAGTTTGGACTTTAGAGCCAAGAGACTATGGACCTACAGATGTTTCAGTATACGAAAATGAAAGTAAACAAATCAGATGTCTAAATGCTTTGACTATGGCTTGCTGTTCTCAACACCAAAGAACTGTATTAATTGTCTGTTCAAAGTGTTGGCAG ATATATGATGCTGGTGATTTCTCAGCTTTATGTACAGTCTATGCACCTCGAGGAGAACGTTGGTTGGGTGGAGAATTTTTAGCTCCTGATCGCGTACTTATTTGGACAGATGATGGAAAAGGTTATCTATATAAACTACCAGCAAA tagtattgttgaaaataaaaacttccaTAAGCAAGCTGAGGATGGTGATATTCCCTATCTATACAGTTTACTATCTGTAACTTCAAGCACg caCTTATACTGTTCTCCAGCTATTCGGTTTTATGAATCTTTTCAACAtggaaaaatattgataagaGGCGATTCAGAAGGAGCTGTTAATATATGGAAAATTCCTGAACTTTCTCCAGCTCAGCTAtcagttataaaagaaaatgattctcaaaaaaaattaattg GTCTTTCTCCATTTGTGAGTACAAGTTTATCTAAGGCATGGGAATCTATGAAACCCAATCCAGTTGGAATTCTCAACCAATTG gactGTGAAAATGTACCACATATAAAGTTGACTGCTAGTATATACTTGGCAGGTCAAAGTCGTCTAGTCATTGGTCGTCAAGATGGTTCCATCGTTATCATTCCAGCTACTCAAACAGTAATGTTACAACTATTACATGGAAATCATCAACACTACAaag attggcCACCGCATCAAATTTTACTGGGCCATAATGGACGAGTCAATTGTTTGCTCTATCCACATCATTTGCATCCAAGATATGACAAGTCTCATTTATTATCTGGAGGGGTAGACTTTGCTATATGTTTATGGGACTTATATGCTGGAACATTGCTGCACAGATTTTGTGTTCATGCTGGAGAAATAACACAACTTCTAGTCCCGCCCAATACATGTGCTaat CCTAGAATATTGAAATGCATTTGTGCAGTTGCAAGTGATCATTCCGTTACTTTGTTAAGTTTGTCTGAACGTAAATGTGTGGTGTTAGCATCCAGACACTTATTTCCTGTTGTTACAATTAAATGGCGTCCTTTAGATGATTTTATGATTGTTGGTTGTTCTGATGCCACTGTTTATGTTTGGCAAATGGAAACTG gtCACTTGGATAGAGTGCTACATGGAATTAGCGGGGAACAAGTTCTATATGCATGTGACGAAAACACAACCATATCTAGTACAGTAGATTCGGGTCTGGCTAATCCTGCAGTACATTTCTTCAGAGGGTTACGTCATCGTAATATCAGTGCTATTAAACATGCAACCCag AGAGGAATCCATCAATTGCAACAATTGCATCATTCAGCTCATTCCGATGGCACAGATCATAGTAAAACAAGAGCTTACCCATTAATGGTACAAGGACTTCGAACTAACCCTAATGATCCAGaatgtcatatattatgttttgatattgAGGCTCTAGTTG tgcaACTGTTGAGTGAAGAGTATGGGTTGATGTCTCCAAAAACAATGGAAGCACAGGGTCTGATAAATGCAacagaatttcaaaaaataactgCTCTAACACAGTCTGTATCTTCtgatgctcataaaaaaattgcag GTTTGAATCTTAGTGGAGTTGTGTGTCGTAAAGTATGTGGTGCAAATTTGACAATGGAGATTGCCCAATTGTTGATGTCATTACTTTATGCATGGGGTTTAGATTTTGAAGTAGACAAAATTTGTGAAACTAAACTCGGATTATTGCGTCCAATGATTCCTGTATCGTTTGGAGTTATTTCAAAAGGCG GTTTTATGAGCTTATTGTTGCCTACATGGCAAAGTAGTATTGATCTTGAAGATAATTATGTTAAGTCTAGTAATGGTCCACTGATGGATTTACCACCAGAGATGGTTAGGCTTGAATTACTGACTAGGCTTTTCACCGCGAGAACTCACTGGGAAGTAAGCACTACAGTAACTAGTCAGCATTTAATTGCTATAGTGGCTATAGCCAATACACTATTATCCATGAGTGCTCCATGTTTCCTTGAAAACACATTCTCaag gcAACAATCTGTAAAAAGTCGTTCAGAGGAAGGAAATGGAGAACCGAGTACTTCACAGGTTGCATTTATCAAACAAGGATGGTCCCAACTAAAGACATTACATTGTAAATCATTGCCTGAAAAAATTGTCAATCATGGGTCAAAGAGTTACAAACGAATTCAAATTGAAATGCTAGCACACCGTTGGCAACACCATTGTTtggag GTGAGAACAGCAGCTCAAGAATTGTTGTTAGCAGAATTGGAACGAATTGGGCCTAAAGGTCGTAAAACATTAGTAGAATTCTGGGTTCAATATTTACCAGTAAGCAACTCTAACGGTAACATGAAACCTACCGCAGTTAGCTCTAACAATTTAACCaatctaaatattaat GAAAATGTTGAATCATCAGCAAACATTCaagatgatgatgacgatgatgaagAAGAAG ATTTATGTTTAAGAAAACCATCATCTATAAATGAATTGCGTCGTAAACAGACAACTGCTGTAATTTTAATGGGTGTAATGGGAGCTGAGTTTGGCCAGGAAGTTAATGCGTCTGATAATGTTAGTATATCAAGCCGTTCACAGTCTGGAACATCTATTAGAAGAAAAAGTTCAATTGTGGAAGGTTTTGgtataggaaataataatttatcaagacTAACAA gtttgGCATTAACTCAATTGCTTTTAACACCATCCTCTATCAAATTGCCCGCTCACATGGCATTACGAAGAGCAGCAGTAGATTTGATTGGCCGTGGTTTTGCTGTATGGGAACCTTATTTTGATGTCAGCAAAGTGTTATTAGGGATATTAGAATTGTGTTGTGATAATGACAAACTGGTTCCTAG cATGTCTTATGGGTTACCTTTGACACCTTCTGCTGATTCATACCGAACTGCTCGGCATGCACTCATATCAATAGCAAATGTTCGCCCTGCTGTGTTCATAACAACTATTGCCAGagag GTGGCTCGTTACAACAGTATGCAACAGAATACTCAGGCTATGAATATGGCTATAAGTAATTCAGTTTTGCACAGAGCAAAACCAGAAATTTTATCTATTGTGGAACATTTGATCGAAAAAATGCATGTTGAAATGACAGATTTACTAGTGGag GTAATGGACATCATACTGCACTGTGTAGATCCAACACAACTCAAAACCCGTCCTCTGTCTGAGATTTCTCCAGCCATAAGCAGATTTGGCCAGGTGACCCATTGTTCAACATCAAGACGCATAGCTGTAGGCACCAAAAATGGCACAATTGCACTATATGAATTAAGATCGTCCAAATGCCAG ACCATTAATGCACACACTGCAGCTATCTGTGCATGTGCATTTTCACCAGACGGCAAATTCCTTGTGTCATACAGTGCAGCAGAAAACAAATTATCCTTCTGGCAAACGTCTACTGGTATGTTTGGTTTAGGCAACAGTCAAACCAAGTGCACTAAATCATATAGCACTCAGAAAAAAGATTCGATACGTGCTAGCCAACTGCGGCAAATCAAGTTGCACTGGGCAAGTAACCGCAGCGTTAGATTTTTTTCAGACGGTTTAGAAACAACATTTgtcatttaa
- the LOC100163411 gene encoding WD repeat-containing protein 7 isoform X1: MAGGTSLVVPIVLWGKTPLTHCISCVYLSPDQRTLVTGCYDGQICLWAVSPETLKMTPRCLLVGHTAPVLCLAHASIIADNAFFVSSSENGEMSTWDIVDGKCREVTKSIYIHTNIQAYRMVGTEDVRLFCNGYYAEVIIMNPFTLEIIFSLSSRVNPDWISALYVLKPHTCKDDVVLGLTTTGTVKVWTLEPRDYGPTDVSVYENESKQIRCLNALTMACCSQHQRTVLIVCSKCWQIYDAGDFSALCTVYAPRGERWLGGEFLAPDRVLIWTDDGKGYLYKLPANSIVENKNFHKQAEDGDIPYLYSLLSVTSSTHLYCSPAIRFYESFQHGKILIRGDSEGAVNIWKIPELSPAQLSVIKENDSQKKLIGLSPFVSTSLSKAWESMKPNPVGILNQLDCENVPHIKLTASIYLAGQSRLVIGRQDGSIVIIPATQTVMLQLLHGNHQHYKDWPPHQILLGHNGRVNCLLYPHHLHPRYDKSHLLSGGVDFAICLWDLYAGTLLHRFCVHAGEITQLLVPPNTCANPRILKCICAVASDHSVTLLSLSERKCVVLASRHLFPVVTIKWRPLDDFMIVGCSDATVYVWQMETGHLDRVLHGISGEQVLYACDENTTISSTVDSGLANPAVHFFRGLRHRNISAIKHATQRGIHQLQQLHHSAHSDGTDHSKTRAYPLMVQGLRTNPNDPECHILCFDIEALVVQLLSEEYGLMSPKTMEAQGLINATEFQKITALTQSVSSDAHKKIADFFGKVKDKADNMERILKEKDKHGILPKRKDGSETILTKLQSVIEGFDSKSNDKGLNLSGVVCRKVCGANLTMEIAQLLMSLLYAWGLDFEVDKICETKLGLLRPMIPVSFGVISKGGFMSLLLPTWQSSIDLEDNYVKSSNGPLMDLPPEMVRLELLTRLFTARTHWEVSTTVTSQHLIAIVAIANTLLSMSAPCFLENTFSRQQSVKSRSEEGNGEPSTSQVAFIKQGWSQLKTLHCKSLPEKIVNHGSKSYKRIQIEMLAHRWQHHCLEVRTAAQELLLAELERIGPKGRKTLVEFWVQYLPVSNSNGNMKPTAVSSNNLTNLNINENVESSANIQDDDDDDEEEDLCLRKPSSINELRRKQTTAVILMGVMGAEFGQEVNASDNVSISSRSQSGTSIRRKSSIVEGFGIGNNNLSRLTSLALTQLLLTPSSIKLPAHMALRRAAVDLIGRGFAVWEPYFDVSKVLLGILELCCDNDKLVPSMSYGLPLTPSADSYRTARHALISIANVRPAVFITTIAREVARYNSMQQNTQAMNMAISNSVLHRAKPEILSIVEHLIEKMHVEMTDLLVEVMDIILHCVDPTQLKTRPLSEISPAISRFGQVTHCSTSRRIAVGTKNGTIALYELRSSKCQTINAHTAAICACAFSPDGKFLVSYSAAENKLSFWQTSTGMFGLGNSQTKCTKSYSTQKKDSIRASQLRQIKLHWASNRSVRFFSDGLETTFVI; this comes from the exons atggccGGAGGAACTAGCTTAGTAGTTCCAATAGTTTTATGGGGTAAAACACCTTTAACACATTGCATTTCATGTGTTTATTTATCTCCGGATCAGCGAACACTAGTAACTGGATGTTATGATGGGCAGATATGTCTTTGGGCAGTATCTCCAGAAACTTTAAAG atGACTCCAAGATGTTTATTAGTTGGTCATACAGCTCCAGTTCTTTGTCTTGCACACGCCAGTATTATTGCTGATAATGCATTCTTTGTTAGTTCATCTGAAAATGG tgAAATGAGTACTTGGGATATAGTTGACGGAAAATGTAGAGAAGttacaaaatcaatttatattcatacaaaCATTCAG gcATACCGTATGGTTGGGACCGAAGATGTACGTTTATTCTGCAATGGATATTATGCTGAGGTCATTATAATGAATCCATTtacattagaaattattttctcTTTATCATCACGTGTCAATCCTGACTGGATAAGTGCCTTATATGTATTGAAACCTCACACATGTAAAG atgatGTTGTTTTGGGATTGACTACAACTGGAACAGTAAAAGTTTGGACTTTAGAGCCAAGAGACTATGGACCTACAGATGTTTCAGTATACGAAAATGAAAGTAAACAAATCAGATGTCTAAATGCTTTGACTATGGCTTGCTGTTCTCAACACCAAAGAACTGTATTAATTGTCTGTTCAAAGTGTTGGCAG ATATATGATGCTGGTGATTTCTCAGCTTTATGTACAGTCTATGCACCTCGAGGAGAACGTTGGTTGGGTGGAGAATTTTTAGCTCCTGATCGCGTACTTATTTGGACAGATGATGGAAAAGGTTATCTATATAAACTACCAGCAAA tagtattgttgaaaataaaaacttccaTAAGCAAGCTGAGGATGGTGATATTCCCTATCTATACAGTTTACTATCTGTAACTTCAAGCACg caCTTATACTGTTCTCCAGCTATTCGGTTTTATGAATCTTTTCAACAtggaaaaatattgataagaGGCGATTCAGAAGGAGCTGTTAATATATGGAAAATTCCTGAACTTTCTCCAGCTCAGCTAtcagttataaaagaaaatgattctcaaaaaaaattaattg GTCTTTCTCCATTTGTGAGTACAAGTTTATCTAAGGCATGGGAATCTATGAAACCCAATCCAGTTGGAATTCTCAACCAATTG gactGTGAAAATGTACCACATATAAAGTTGACTGCTAGTATATACTTGGCAGGTCAAAGTCGTCTAGTCATTGGTCGTCAAGATGGTTCCATCGTTATCATTCCAGCTACTCAAACAGTAATGTTACAACTATTACATGGAAATCATCAACACTACAaag attggcCACCGCATCAAATTTTACTGGGCCATAATGGACGAGTCAATTGTTTGCTCTATCCACATCATTTGCATCCAAGATATGACAAGTCTCATTTATTATCTGGAGGGGTAGACTTTGCTATATGTTTATGGGACTTATATGCTGGAACATTGCTGCACAGATTTTGTGTTCATGCTGGAGAAATAACACAACTTCTAGTCCCGCCCAATACATGTGCTaat CCTAGAATATTGAAATGCATTTGTGCAGTTGCAAGTGATCATTCCGTTACTTTGTTAAGTTTGTCTGAACGTAAATGTGTGGTGTTAGCATCCAGACACTTATTTCCTGTTGTTACAATTAAATGGCGTCCTTTAGATGATTTTATGATTGTTGGTTGTTCTGATGCCACTGTTTATGTTTGGCAAATGGAAACTG gtCACTTGGATAGAGTGCTACATGGAATTAGCGGGGAACAAGTTCTATATGCATGTGACGAAAACACAACCATATCTAGTACAGTAGATTCGGGTCTGGCTAATCCTGCAGTACATTTCTTCAGAGGGTTACGTCATCGTAATATCAGTGCTATTAAACATGCAACCCag AGAGGAATCCATCAATTGCAACAATTGCATCATTCAGCTCATTCCGATGGCACAGATCATAGTAAAACAAGAGCTTACCCATTAATGGTACAAGGACTTCGAACTAACCCTAATGATCCAGaatgtcatatattatgttttgatattgAGGCTCTAGTTG tgcaACTGTTGAGTGAAGAGTATGGGTTGATGTCTCCAAAAACAATGGAAGCACAGGGTCTGATAAATGCAacagaatttcaaaaaataactgCTCTAACACAGTCTGTATCTTCtgatgctcataaaaaaattgcag acttttttggaaaagttaagGACAAAGCCGACAATATGGAACGCATTTTGAAAGAAAAAGATAAACATG gaatTTTACCTAAAAGAAAGGATGGTTCAGAAACTATACTAACAAAACTACAGTCTGTAATTGAAGGTTTTGATAGCAAATCAAATGATAAAG GTTTGAATCTTAGTGGAGTTGTGTGTCGTAAAGTATGTGGTGCAAATTTGACAATGGAGATTGCCCAATTGTTGATGTCATTACTTTATGCATGGGGTTTAGATTTTGAAGTAGACAAAATTTGTGAAACTAAACTCGGATTATTGCGTCCAATGATTCCTGTATCGTTTGGAGTTATTTCAAAAGGCG GTTTTATGAGCTTATTGTTGCCTACATGGCAAAGTAGTATTGATCTTGAAGATAATTATGTTAAGTCTAGTAATGGTCCACTGATGGATTTACCACCAGAGATGGTTAGGCTTGAATTACTGACTAGGCTTTTCACCGCGAGAACTCACTGGGAAGTAAGCACTACAGTAACTAGTCAGCATTTAATTGCTATAGTGGCTATAGCCAATACACTATTATCCATGAGTGCTCCATGTTTCCTTGAAAACACATTCTCaag gcAACAATCTGTAAAAAGTCGTTCAGAGGAAGGAAATGGAGAACCGAGTACTTCACAGGTTGCATTTATCAAACAAGGATGGTCCCAACTAAAGACATTACATTGTAAATCATTGCCTGAAAAAATTGTCAATCATGGGTCAAAGAGTTACAAACGAATTCAAATTGAAATGCTAGCACACCGTTGGCAACACCATTGTTtggag GTGAGAACAGCAGCTCAAGAATTGTTGTTAGCAGAATTGGAACGAATTGGGCCTAAAGGTCGTAAAACATTAGTAGAATTCTGGGTTCAATATTTACCAGTAAGCAACTCTAACGGTAACATGAAACCTACCGCAGTTAGCTCTAACAATTTAACCaatctaaatattaat GAAAATGTTGAATCATCAGCAAACATTCaagatgatgatgacgatgatgaagAAGAAG ATTTATGTTTAAGAAAACCATCATCTATAAATGAATTGCGTCGTAAACAGACAACTGCTGTAATTTTAATGGGTGTAATGGGAGCTGAGTTTGGCCAGGAAGTTAATGCGTCTGATAATGTTAGTATATCAAGCCGTTCACAGTCTGGAACATCTATTAGAAGAAAAAGTTCAATTGTGGAAGGTTTTGgtataggaaataataatttatcaagacTAACAA gtttgGCATTAACTCAATTGCTTTTAACACCATCCTCTATCAAATTGCCCGCTCACATGGCATTACGAAGAGCAGCAGTAGATTTGATTGGCCGTGGTTTTGCTGTATGGGAACCTTATTTTGATGTCAGCAAAGTGTTATTAGGGATATTAGAATTGTGTTGTGATAATGACAAACTGGTTCCTAG cATGTCTTATGGGTTACCTTTGACACCTTCTGCTGATTCATACCGAACTGCTCGGCATGCACTCATATCAATAGCAAATGTTCGCCCTGCTGTGTTCATAACAACTATTGCCAGagag GTGGCTCGTTACAACAGTATGCAACAGAATACTCAGGCTATGAATATGGCTATAAGTAATTCAGTTTTGCACAGAGCAAAACCAGAAATTTTATCTATTGTGGAACATTTGATCGAAAAAATGCATGTTGAAATGACAGATTTACTAGTGGag GTAATGGACATCATACTGCACTGTGTAGATCCAACACAACTCAAAACCCGTCCTCTGTCTGAGATTTCTCCAGCCATAAGCAGATTTGGCCAGGTGACCCATTGTTCAACATCAAGACGCATAGCTGTAGGCACCAAAAATGGCACAATTGCACTATATGAATTAAGATCGTCCAAATGCCAG ACCATTAATGCACACACTGCAGCTATCTGTGCATGTGCATTTTCACCAGACGGCAAATTCCTTGTGTCATACAGTGCAGCAGAAAACAAATTATCCTTCTGGCAAACGTCTACTGGTATGTTTGGTTTAGGCAACAGTCAAACCAAGTGCACTAAATCATATAGCACTCAGAAAAAAGATTCGATACGTGCTAGCCAACTGCGGCAAATCAAGTTGCACTGGGCAAGTAACCGCAGCGTTAGATTTTTTTCAGACGGTTTAGAAACAACATTTgtcatttaa